AATCATATTTTCCgtgtatgtttttattataaatatgataattattttcttccaaaataatcTCGATAACCTTTATCTGAAAAAGGTTATGCATTAAACTCcagttttttaataattttcgattttcactTCCTGTACAAATAACCCATTGTTTGCACTACCTTGGGTTTATATCTATGATCTATTTGcatgatttttcaaaataaatgtttaGTTAAAGAATcaacaaattaatatacaaagaagttttcatattaaaaaatatagtctaatactgtttataaaaaaaaaggtcaaAAAGTATTTAATAGTATAGCAGCTACAAAATTATGGGCTTAAATATTATTCGGACAATAAATTGGTTTTTAGTTGGGTATTACAAATGGGCTGAGACTGTATTACTACCAGTAAAATTCTAATAAGGGGGATTGGTTTGATAATAATGTTACGATTAGTAAAATTTCGgttacatatttttgttattcAGTATTTCAAATGGGCTAACTTTGTAATTATGCCAATTTGAGCTTAATACAAAATCTATTGCCAGAGCCAACCAAAGAACTCTCTGAATAAGGAATTTTACCAATGTAATGATTCTAAAACGTTACCGATTGGCATAAATACTAAATCAAAAGTCAGAGCCAACCAAAGAAAAGGTTGTCTGGTTTATATTGGAACTTGATAAATTTTTATTccaattaaaagtaaaaaacaaagatGATCAGaccaaaatcttaaacaaaaccAAAGACAAAGATACTCAgacaaagttttaaaaaatgaagCAAAAACAAAGCCATAACACTATAAAGGACAGCAACTCATCAAAAAGAGACAGCTCACCCGCCCTTGAGTTtcttttgagagagtttcttgTTAACAGAGTGTTGATCCTCAAGGCAACTGTCGTCATCTTGTTCGCTTTTTCTTTTGGACAAAGGAGTTGCTGTAAAACCAACAGAACCAGAGGAAATATCATCTGCGGACTCCAACATTAGTACCtgcaagaaaatatttaatcgTATCACTATTATGCTCCTATAACAATCAAATTAATCGCATGTATAAGCGGAAAATTACCGGTTAGATTTAGGAGGCAAATCAGCAAATTCCTCAACCATTTCACGGTCATCAGTAGCCAATCGAACAACATACTGAGAACTCTTTCCTTTGATGTTATCAGCGTCAACTGAAATCTCAAAAAGGACTCTCTTACCAAAGAGATCGCTCACTGCTTCAGGTAAGAAGTCTTCATCTTCATTCTACAATTACATAGATAGCGGTCGGCTAATATAATTTACTGTGTTAATTGATGTACAATGGAATTTATAAATGAACCTCGTCATAGAGTTCAGCAGCAGAATGACGCACAATTGCTTGAGCATTAGCATCAAACAACAGAAAATTAGCCTCACCGCTATCGTCCTTGACATTGGCAATTAATTTGAACCTGAACAAATCCAAAGACAAAACGTCACAGACTATTTCAATGACGATCTACCTAACTgatatttttgtatatctaaCCCGATCAATACCTGGAAATAACATCACTGTGTTCTTTGTCACACGTATTGCAGAAGAACAAGGGCCGGTCATCAGCATCAACATTGGTTGTAGGCATCACTTTTTGTTGTGGTATTTGCAACTTAGATATTGCCAGCCACGTTCAGTATCAATTGTTTTAATGGTCCCAAGAGTAACAAAAGTGCCAACCTATTATTACTCaatgagtattttttaaaagcACTGATAACACATGGAGTATATAAATgtgtaaaaaattcaaaagcgAAGAGTGTAGTCTATATACCACAGAGCTATCAATGATCTCTCcgatggttagcctctcattaAGAACAAAAAACCTGGCACGAATAGAAGTAGCAGTACCAACAGACCATTGGCTACTATCGTTGTTCGTAAGAGCAAGTGAATCATCAGGGAGACtgccaaataaaataatcacacTTTATGTTAAAACGTTTCAGTGAAAACGATgttcaaaaatcaaaacaaacatcTATATGTAGTGAACTTCTCCATAGGTTTCCATCTGGTGAACATCGGATACATACCTTGCTTTGAACCCCTCAATAAAATCGAGTGTTGGGTTGAGCAGGATATGAGTTGAATTATACCCGCTAGATATGGAGTAAGCACCTACAAAGTATATTAAGCTTATTAATATGTTATGCTCAGTAACATTTTACACAAACCGGAAGAATATAATTTACCTTTCCACTCTTTAACAGAACAGAATCTGATCACACAAATAATCATGGTGGACATGTTACTCCTATTGTAATCGTATACTTGTTTAGCATAACAACCCCACAGAGTACACATCATCTTCACATTACTGTATAATATAAACTTAAGTTAAGGTCCAGTTAATAGAGATTTTCTAGCAAAGTAT
This genomic stretch from Brassica napus cultivar Da-Ae chromosome C9, Da-Ae, whole genome shotgun sequence harbors:
- the LOC106355679 gene encoding uncharacterized protein LOC106355679 isoform X2, with product MPTTNVDADDRPLFFCNTCDKEHSDVISRFKLIANVKDDSGEANFLLFDANAQAIVRHSAAELYDENEDEDFLPEAVSDLFGKRVLFEISVDADNIKGKSSQYVVRLATDDREMVEEFADLPPKSNR
- the LOC125592506 gene encoding uncharacterized protein LOC125592506, whose translation is MVVVDKEGTRIHASVGEQLIKKFDDKLREGDAIVLQLFKVYDATGEYRTTPHPYKIGFFHTTFVGIADDFPTAVPENNVKMMCTLWGCYAKQVYDYNRSNMSTMIICVIRFCSVKEWKGAYSISSGYNSTHILLNPTLDFIEGFKASLPDDSLALTNNDSSQWSVGTATSIRARFFVLNERLTIGEIIDSSVVGTFVTLGTIKTIDTERGWQYLSCKYHNKK